TTCAATAAAGCCATCTTTAATAAATACATCGGCTATAAAAATCCGGCCTTCATTTACAAGTGTTGCGGCCTTGATGAGGATACTGTTCATAACCCCAAAGCTATGTTTTTAGCACATAAGGAGCAAGTACAAAGATAAAGATTCGCTACCTTTGCCGGTATGGCTAAAAGCTTTGAAGAATTTAATTTAAACAGGCAGATCCTAAATGCCGTTGCGGATGCCGGCTTTAGTACAGCTACGCCTATACAGGAAAAGGCAATTGCCCCTGTGTTATCCGGGCAGGATATTTTTGGTATAGCAGAAACGGGTACAGGTAAAACGGCTGCCTACGTGTTACCTATATTAATGCAGCTAAAATATGCGCAGGGAGATGCTGCTCGGGCGCTAATTCTGGCCCCTACACGTGAACTGGCCATGCAAATTGCCGAACATGTAAAAATGTTTTCGGTTTATACCGATTTGCGTTCAGTAGTGGTGTTTGGAGGAATTGGTCCTAAAACTCAGATTGAACAAATTAAGGCCGGTGTTGATATTATTATTGCCACACCAGGGAGGTTCCTGGATATTTATTTAGCAGGGCATATCAATACGCAATACCTGAAGTTTTTGGTGCTGGACGAAGCAGATAAAATGATGGATATGGGGTTTATTGGCTCTATTCACCGTATCCTGGAGATTGTGCCTCGTAAAAGGCAGAATTTGTTGTTCTCCGCAACAATGAGTGACCTGGTTAAAAAGATAGCAGGCGATTTCCTTAAAAACCCAACCATTATAGAGGTAGGAGAGCAGGCTACGCCAGCTTCGACAGTTACTCAGGTTTTTTACGAAGTGCCTAATTTTAAAACTAAGGTAAACCTGCTGCAGCATTTGCTAAAAGACGATGAGGCTTACAAAAGGCTCATTATTTTCTGTAAAACCAAAACCGTTGCCGATAATATTTACAGGTTCATTGTTCGTCGTTTTGGAGAAGAGGCGGTAAGGGTAATTCATGCCAATAAGGGCCAGAATACCAGAATCAATTCCATCAATGCTTTTAAAGAAGGCAATGTGCGTGTATTGGTGGCTACAGATGTAGCCTCAAGAGGAATTGATGTGAGTGAGGTAAGTCATGTAATCAATTTTGATGTACCTATTATTATTGAAGACTATGTACACCGGATTGGAAGGACGGGACGTGCCTATGCTAAAGGTGATGCCCTGACTTTTTACACGGAAGCTGAAAAATATTACATCAGGAAAATAGAGAAACTGATCCGTCAAACAGTTCCTGTTTTATCCTTGCCTGCGGAAGTTTTTGTAGAAGAAACACCGTATGAGGAAAAGCAGGCTATTGCACGTGCTATTGATGATCAAAAGCGTAAGGATGATCCTAATTTTCAAGGTGCATTTCATGAAAAGAAACATGCCGCCGCCATTGCAGCGGCAGCAGCAGCTAAAGCCAAGAAAAAGGCTAACAACCCAACACCGTGGAAAAAGGATAAGAAGTTTAAAAAATAAAGCGTTTATCCGTGAAACTGACACCCTTAAATTTAGTGAGTTCTATATGTTTGGTTACCGGGATAATGTTGTTTTTTAAAACGCCATCTACCGCTCCCGCACATATCAACATCAACAGCTTACAGTCAATTTTCTATTTCACTACTGCAATTATTGCTTTTATTGCAGATTTGGTTTTTAGGAAGTTTATACCTTTGCTGCGCAAACTTTGGGTAGTAGAGGGACTGCTTATAGTATTTACACTAGTGCTGATGCTAATTTTAAGAAGCACTACAACCTAGAGGAAAAGACATTAAAAGATTAAAAAATACCATAAGATTAAAATGAAAACAGCAGAAATAAAAATTACAGTTGAACTTGATGATAACAATGTGCCTGAAAATTTGCTTTGGGAGTCTACCGATGCAGAAACACAGGATAAGGTTCCGGTAAAATCTATGATGCTGGCATTGTGGGACCATAACTACAAAAATTCTATGCGCATAGATTTGTGGACCAAAGATATGCCGGTTGATGAAATGAAGCGTTTTTTTTATGAAACCTTGCAAACTATGGGCGATAGTTTTTTAAAGGCTACAGGTGAAACCTTAATTATTGAGGATTTGCGTGATTATTGCGCACATTTTGCAGATAAAATGGGAATAGACCCCCGTAAATAAATAAAAATGAAAGCACAAGGCGTTGTAGGGGCCATTGTAATGGCTGCAGGTGGTTTATGTCCCCTGGTTCATGTTCCAATTATGGGAAACTGGAATTACTTTGGGATAGATCCTTATCTGGGAAGCATTTTTTATGTATTTGTGGTGCTGGCCTTACTTGGCGCATTGGCAAATAAAACCGGATTAATGCGTTTTTCAGGCTGGGCAGTAGTAGTTTTTGTGATACTTACCTTACTTGCGGTTTGGTTTAAAACTCATGGTGCATTTGGCTTTTTACACTTTAAAAAGCTCATTAACCTGGCATCTGGTATGGTGAAATTTAAATGGGGATGGTTTGTGATCCTTGCTGGTGCATTACTAATGCTTACCGTAAGAAAGGAAAAAAAGGCTTTTCCGCTTGATCCTAATCGTCCACTTACCTAATTCTCTGTGATGCAGCTTGTCCTGGAAGTAAAACATCTGATAAAAAAGGAGATTCTGTTAGAATGGCGGTCAAAATACGCTTTAAATGGTGTGCTGCTATATGTGGTTTCAACAGTATTTGTTTGTTTTTTATCCTTTGTGTCGTTAAAAGGGGTAACCTGGAATGCTTTGTTCTGGATCATTATGCTTTTTGCCTCCATTAATACAGTCTCTAAGAGTTTCCTCCAGGAAAG
The nucleotide sequence above comes from Pedobacter sp. MC2016-14. Encoded proteins:
- a CDS encoding DEAD/DEAH box helicase gives rise to the protein MAKSFEEFNLNRQILNAVADAGFSTATPIQEKAIAPVLSGQDIFGIAETGTGKTAAYVLPILMQLKYAQGDAARALILAPTRELAMQIAEHVKMFSVYTDLRSVVVFGGIGPKTQIEQIKAGVDIIIATPGRFLDIYLAGHINTQYLKFLVLDEADKMMDMGFIGSIHRILEIVPRKRQNLLFSATMSDLVKKIAGDFLKNPTIIEVGEQATPASTVTQVFYEVPNFKTKVNLLQHLLKDDEAYKRLIIFCKTKTVADNIYRFIVRRFGEEAVRVIHANKGQNTRINSINAFKEGNVRVLVATDVASRGIDVSEVSHVINFDVPIIIEDYVHRIGRTGRAYAKGDALTFYTEAEKYYIRKIEKLIRQTVPVLSLPAEVFVEETPYEEKQAIARAIDDQKRKDDPNFQGAFHEKKHAAAIAAAAAAKAKKKANNPTPWKKDKKFKK
- the gldC gene encoding gliding motility protein GldC; this translates as MKTAEIKITVELDDNNVPENLLWESTDAETQDKVPVKSMMLALWDHNYKNSMRIDLWTKDMPVDEMKRFFYETLQTMGDSFLKATGETLIIEDLRDYCAHFADKMGIDPRK